GCCGTCCCGCCTCTACTCTCCCCTGCTCGGGGTCGGGCTGGGATTGATTGGAGGGGCGGTCATCGGCGGGATCGGCTTTGCCCTCTCAGTCGGGATCGCCGTTCCCACGGTTGATGCCCCGCCGGGCTACTGGGGCAGAGATTTCACGTATCCCCAGGCGGTCGGGATGGGCTTCGTCGCCGGCGCGTTCTGGGGCGGGCTCATCGGGATTCCGGTAGGAGCGATCGCCGTTCCGATCATCTCGATCTACCTCGGTTTCTGAAATTACCGTATTCTCTGTCCCATTGCCGTAGCGCATCCGGAACACTGCTTTTCGAGATCCCAAAGCCTCTCCCGCGGGGTTGTTCTCTGTACCGCAAGGGATCCCACTGGTATACTTTGCGGAGGAGGGCGAAATGCAGCACTACGTGGTTCGCAAGCAAAAAAACAGCAAGATGTGTTTTGTATGTGGAATGAAGAACCCATTCGGGTTGCAAGCGTTCTTTTACGAGCTGGACAACGGGGAAGTAGTAGCCGTGTTTCACCCCCGCGAGGAACACCAAAGCTATCCCGGGAGGCTGCACGGTGGCATCGCTGCGGCGATCCTCGACGAGACGATCGGCCGGGCCGGGATGATCCGGTACGGAGAGGAGATGTGGGGGGTAACCCTGGAATTTCGCATCCGGTTCCGCAAGGCCGTCCCGCTGGACGCTGATCTGCGGGTCGTTGGAAGGATAACCCGGGAGAACAACCGCGCATTTGAGGGATCCGGAGAGATCCTGCTCCCCGACGGGAGCGTCGCTGTGGAGGGCACCGGCAGGTACCTGAAGCTCCCGATCGAGAAGATCGCCGATTTCGACGTGGAAGAGCAAGAGTGGCGGGTCGTCCCGTCTCCGAACGACCC
This Candidatus Bipolaricaulota bacterium DNA region includes the following protein-coding sequences:
- a CDS encoding PaaI family thioesterase, with amino-acid sequence MQHYVVRKQKNSKMCFVCGMKNPFGLQAFFYELDNGEVVAVFHPREEHQSYPGRLHGGIAAAILDETIGRAGMIRYGEEMWGVTLEFRIRFRKAVPLDADLRVVGRITRENNRAFEGSGEILLPDGSVAVEGTGRYLKLPIEKIADFDVEEQEWRVVPSPNDP